In the genome of Paenibacillus pabuli, one region contains:
- a CDS encoding glucose 1-dehydrogenase: MGRLNGKIAIITGAAQGMGASHARKFVEEGAKVVLTDLNQEAGQALADELGENALFVQHDVTKLDSWTNVVEKAVAKFGEITVLVNNAGVLGPIAETAELTEEQYLKVCSINQHGVFYGMKSVIPSMLKAGVGSIVNISSIPGVVAIYGYPNLAYVASKFAVRGMTKATAIEYGKNNIRVNSVHPGFIKTPMMAAATDEEGGNALSMIPLNRLAEPVEVSNLVLFLASDESSYITASEHLIDAGMSAQ; encoded by the coding sequence GTGGGAAGATTGAATGGTAAAATTGCGATCATTACAGGTGCTGCACAAGGTATGGGTGCCTCTCATGCTCGAAAGTTTGTTGAAGAAGGAGCAAAAGTAGTTTTAACAGACTTAAATCAAGAAGCTGGACAAGCTCTAGCTGATGAACTAGGTGAAAACGCTTTATTCGTACAACACGATGTTACAAAATTAGATTCTTGGACTAATGTAGTAGAAAAAGCTGTAGCTAAGTTCGGTGAAATTACTGTTCTTGTAAATAATGCTGGTGTTTTAGGACCTATTGCTGAAACTGCAGAATTAACAGAGGAACAATATTTAAAAGTTTGTTCGATTAACCAGCATGGTGTATTTTATGGTATGAAATCTGTTATCCCATCCATGTTAAAAGCTGGAGTTGGGTCAATCGTTAATATTTCTTCAATTCCGGGTGTTGTAGCTATCTATGGTTACCCAAATCTTGCTTATGTTGCAAGTAAATTCGCTGTACGTGGAATGACAAAAGCAACTGCAATTGAATATGGGAAAAATAATATTCGTGTTAACTCCGTACATCCTGGATTTATTAAAACACCAATGATGGCTGCTGCAACTGATGAAGAAGGCGGTAATGCTTTAAGCATGATTCCTCTTAATCGCCTTGCAGAACCAGTTGAAGTATCAAATCTAGTATTATTCCTTGCATCTGATGAATCTTCATATATTACTGCTTCAGAACATCTAATTGATGCAGGTATGTCTGCTCAATAA
- a CDS encoding group II intron maturase-specific domain-containing protein produces the protein MKRILQSWNEWLRRRMRMYIWKQWKKPKTQVENLRKLGIPD, from the coding sequence ATGAAACGAATCTTGCAAAGCTGGAATGAATGGCTGCGAAGACGGATGCGCATGTACATCTGGAAACAGTGGAAGAAGCCGAAAACGCAGGTGGAGAACTTGCGAAAGCTGGGGATACCGGACTAG
- a CDS encoding reverse transcriptase domain-containing protein, with amino-acid sequence MVDRVFQQAIRKLRAYAEQGYGYAVEIDLSKYFDMLNHELLLNLLRKQIKDKRVINLIKKYLKSGVMENGVRQATEEGSPQGGTLSPLFSEHLTERVRSGDGKPRREGHPLCR; translated from the coding sequence GTGGTAGATCGGGTCTTCCAGCAAGCCATTCGAAAATTAAGAGCATATGCCGAGCAAGGATACGGTTACGCTGTCGAAATCGACCTGTCCAAATACTTCGACATGCTGAACCATGAGCTTCTGCTGAATCTGCTGCGCAAGCAAATAAAGGACAAGCGTGTCATCAACCTGATCAAGAAATATCTGAAAAGCGGAGTCATGGAGAACGGTGTGCGCCAGGCGACGGAAGAAGGCTCGCCCCAGGGCGGAACGTTGTCCCCGCTATTTAGCGAACATCTAACTGAACGAGTTCGATCAGGAGATGGAAAGCCGAGGCGTGAGGGTCATCCGCTATGCCGATGA
- a CDS encoding SDR family NAD(P)-dependent oxidoreductase produces MYNLIKDLYIIYNPIKDFGGFSMTKGSRLQDKVALITGAAKGMGAMHVRIFASEGAKVVATDYNYEGVQQVVDEVNKEFPGSAVAYKLNVADENDWKEVTKKAYENFGRLNVLINNAGILESATFDKLTHEQWNRVMDVDTWGVFIGMRNVLPYMKEEGVGSIINLSSIAAINASGGLSTYTAAKGAVTALTRAAAIEFAPFNVRVNAVHPGTIDTDMFREGFPTDELRHAAMQGQPLKRVGKTEEVSYLMVYLASDESGFTTGTSQVIDGGYTVQAGDIAAVPSEE; encoded by the coding sequence ATGTATAATCTCATTAAAGATTTATATATTATATATAATCCAATAAAAGATTTTGGGGGTTTTTCCATGACAAAAGGCTCAAGATTACAAGATAAAGTAGCTTTAATTACAGGAGCTGCAAAAGGTATGGGAGCAATGCATGTTCGTATCTTTGCAAGTGAAGGAGCAAAAGTTGTAGCAACAGATTATAATTATGAAGGTGTACAGCAAGTAGTAGATGAGGTAAATAAGGAATTCCCAGGTTCAGCAGTTGCTTATAAACTAAATGTAGCAGATGAAAATGACTGGAAAGAAGTTACTAAAAAAGCATATGAAAATTTCGGTAGATTAAATGTGTTAATTAATAATGCTGGTATTTTAGAAAGCGCAACCTTTGATAAATTAACACACGAACAATGGAATCGAGTAATGGACGTAGATACATGGGGCGTCTTCATCGGTATGCGTAATGTTCTACCATATATGAAAGAAGAAGGTGTCGGTTCTATTATCAATTTGTCGTCCATTGCAGCAATTAATGCAAGTGGCGGTCTATCAACATATACAGCTGCAAAAGGGGCTGTAACTGCATTAACGCGTGCTGCCGCAATTGAATTCGCACCATTTAATGTACGTGTTAACGCAGTACATCCAGGAACTATTGATACAGATATGTTCCGAGAAGGATTCCCAACAGATGAATTACGTCACGCTGCAATGCAAGGTCAACCTTTAAAACGTGTTGGTAAAACAGAAGAAGTTTCTTATTTAATGGTATATTTAGCTAGTGATGAATCAGGATTTACAACAGGCACTTCTCAAGTAATCGATGGAGGATATACTGTACAAGCAGGTGATATTGCAGCTGTTCCTTCAGAAGAATAA
- a CDS encoding GntR family transcriptional regulator yields MVNFFSSSTDENQRNSLPDEIAQYILGKIFTGKLELGARLIESNIAKELNVSNIPVREAFYILQNTGIVERLPRRGVRVKEFSEEEIKEYTVALKELYRIAIAYSVPNWNDKHRLNIKNFLIKAKEELDQGKIDEYISMCDQITSYIFKVAGNKVFLRFYSEITYITTAYSQSIWNDAEKVKSWNSHLEAAVNALIRSDFEQAEIELELLAKQALIV; encoded by the coding sequence ATGGTTAATTTTTTTTCCTCCTCCACCGATGAAAATCAAAGAAATTCATTACCTGATGAGATTGCACAGTATATTCTGGGAAAAATATTTACTGGAAAACTAGAACTCGGTGCAAGACTTATTGAATCGAATATAGCAAAGGAACTTAACGTGAGTAATATTCCAGTTAGGGAAGCATTCTATATTTTACAAAACACCGGAATCGTAGAAAGGTTACCAAGAAGGGGGGTTCGAGTTAAGGAATTTTCAGAAGAAGAAATTAAAGAATATACTGTTGCTCTAAAAGAATTATATCGAATAGCTATAGCCTATTCAGTTCCGAACTGGAATGATAAACATCGATTAAATATAAAAAACTTCTTAATCAAAGCAAAAGAGGAATTAGATCAGGGGAAAATTGATGAATATATTTCTATGTGCGATCAAATAACTTCTTACATCTTTAAAGTCGCTGGAAATAAAGTATTCCTTAGATTTTATTCGGAAATCACATATATCACAACAGCTTATAGCCAATCAATATGGAATGATGCTGAAAAAGTAAAGAGCTGGAATTCCCATTTAGAAGCTGCGGTAAATGCATTAATTCGATCGGACTTTGAACAAGCAGAAATCGAGTTGGAACTTTTGGCAAAACAAGCCTTAATTGTTTAA
- a CDS encoding MarR family transcriptional regulator, with protein sequence MDTASKNKIAIHEFFVQFLEQKEQYETRITATYLEDIRKHIESEFSLNMTELHTIACIGEQEPINLTSIAERINLSKGNTSKIANKLLKAGWVRKAQLNDNKKEVYFRLTPVGKKLFAAHDELHAKERQRMYEFLERYNESELEFIKRLFGDMVDFYR encoded by the coding sequence ATGGATACTGCCAGTAAGAACAAAATCGCCATTCATGAATTTTTCGTTCAGTTTCTTGAGCAAAAAGAGCAATATGAAACCCGAATAACTGCCACATATCTGGAGGATATCCGGAAGCATATTGAATCGGAATTCAGCTTGAATATGACGGAACTGCACACCATTGCGTGCATCGGAGAGCAGGAGCCGATCAATCTCACTTCCATCGCGGAGAGAATAAATTTAAGTAAAGGAAATACCTCCAAGATCGCAAATAAATTACTAAAGGCAGGTTGGGTGCGAAAAGCCCAACTCAACGACAACAAAAAGGAAGTGTATTTTCGGCTAACGCCTGTCGGCAAAAAGCTATTTGCCGCTCATGATGAGCTTCACGCGAAGGAAAGGCAAAGAATGTACGAATTTTTGGAAAGATATAACGAAAGCGAGCTCGAATTTATTAAACGGCTATTTGGAGATATGGTTGACTTCTATCGCTAA
- a CDS encoding RidA family protein, whose product MEIVNPKTLTDKVTSVISHVLVTTAAKLAFISGQVSVDETGALVGSGDYYAQAIQVFSNLKNALEAVRADPLYIAKMNIFVVNHNPELISIIFDAGFHVFGSNWPKTASTYIGVQSLADPEWLIEIDAIVIFP is encoded by the coding sequence ATGGAAATCGTGAATCCGAAGACATTGACGGATAAGGTTACATCTGTAATTTCTCATGTCTTAGTAACCACTGCCGCCAAACTGGCCTTCATCTCAGGTCAGGTTTCTGTAGATGAAACGGGAGCATTGGTCGGTTCAGGGGACTATTACGCGCAAGCGATTCAAGTGTTCTCCAATCTTAAGAATGCATTGGAAGCCGTGCGAGCGGATCCATTGTACATTGCAAAAATGAATATTTTTGTGGTAAACCATAACCCGGAATTGATTTCGATTATTTTTGACGCCGGATTTCATGTGTTTGGCTCTAACTGGCCGAAGACAGCAAGTACCTATATAGGCGTTCAATCGCTAGCCGATCCTGAGTGGCTTATCGAAATAGACGCGATCGTGATCTTCCCATAA
- a CDS encoding monooxygenase: MNYEVILIGGGPVGMMLAGELALAGVKVCVIERLKETTPYSRALTVHPRTLEILDMRGVKSQLISQGRLLSRGHFAGLETPLDFSVLDSSSNHTLFLPQSETEKVLEEWALSLGAEVWREVEALSVHQDEDGVDVKIAGPHGETMLRSAYVVGTDGARSLVRKHANILFEGTDATFTAILGDAVLSDLAPMSVISRITEQGLVSIMPINDHIYRVLMIDMERRNISKDETVTLEEFRSSLIRTTGSDLGLNDVKWMSRFGNATRQAGRYRNDRLFLAGDSAHIHFPAGGQGMNVGLQEAMNLGWKLAGAIKGWAPEWLLDSYHAERFPWNTALLRNTEVQTLLLDVTPPIKELRSMLADLIQIPEANYQIATQISAMDVHYAPDAEAPSHPLNGKRFKDLRLKLKDGQLMNSYPLLHKGTFLLLHFHSNEQNSGQWETYNNLQVVHASVAEADADWNDVHTALIRPDGYIAWAIPLSEPNPMQTINEGITRWCGDITE; this comes from the coding sequence ATGAACTATGAAGTTATCCTTATCGGTGGTGGACCTGTCGGTATGATGTTGGCTGGAGAATTGGCATTAGCCGGTGTAAAGGTCTGCGTCATTGAGCGATTAAAAGAGACAACTCCATATTCACGTGCGCTTACCGTACATCCACGAACCCTTGAAATATTAGATATGCGTGGAGTGAAATCACAATTAATCAGTCAAGGCCGCTTACTTTCGAGAGGACATTTCGCCGGATTAGAAACCCCTTTGGATTTCTCGGTGTTGGATTCCTCTTCCAATCACACCCTCTTTTTACCGCAGAGTGAGACGGAGAAGGTGCTGGAGGAATGGGCGCTTAGCCTTGGCGCAGAGGTCTGGAGAGAGGTTGAGGCTCTATCTGTTCACCAGGATGAGGATGGGGTTGACGTTAAGATCGCGGGACCTCATGGAGAAACAATGTTAAGATCAGCTTATGTGGTAGGTACGGATGGAGCTAGAAGCTTGGTTCGCAAACATGCAAATATATTATTTGAAGGTACAGATGCGACCTTCACGGCGATTCTGGGGGATGCCGTTCTATCTGATTTGGCTCCTATGAGTGTCATATCCCGGATTACAGAGCAAGGATTGGTCAGCATCATGCCAATTAATGATCATATCTATCGAGTCTTGATGATCGATATGGAAAGACGTAACATCTCTAAAGATGAGACCGTTACATTGGAAGAGTTTCGTTCATCGCTCATCCGTACGACCGGAAGCGACTTGGGATTGAACGATGTGAAATGGATGTCCCGTTTCGGAAATGCGACGCGGCAAGCGGGACGCTATCGGAATGATCGATTGTTCTTGGCGGGAGATTCGGCGCACATTCATTTTCCCGCTGGTGGACAGGGAATGAACGTCGGTTTACAAGAAGCGATGAACTTAGGCTGGAAGCTTGCAGGAGCAATCAAAGGCTGGGCTCCGGAATGGCTATTGGACAGTTATCATGCCGAACGTTTTCCATGGAATACAGCCTTGCTCCGGAATACCGAGGTCCAAACCCTGCTTCTGGATGTGACTCCTCCCATCAAGGAACTGCGAAGCATGCTGGCTGATCTGATTCAAATACCGGAGGCTAATTATCAAATCGCTACACAAATTTCCGCCATGGATGTACATTATGCACCCGACGCCGAAGCGCCTTCCCACCCTTTAAACGGGAAACGGTTCAAGGATCTCCGCTTAAAGCTGAAAGACGGGCAATTGATGAACTCCTATCCGCTCCTGCACAAAGGTACTTTTCTTCTGTTGCATTTCCATTCTAATGAACAGAATAGCGGTCAATGGGAAACGTATAACAACCTTCAAGTTGTACATGCATCTGTGGCTGAGGCAGACGCAGATTGGAACGACGTCCACACGGCGCTTATTCGGCCGGATGGATATATTGCCTGGGCGATTCCTCTATCCGAACCGAATCCAATGCAAACCATAAATGAAGGAATCACTCGCTGGTGCGGAGACATTACGGAGTAG
- a CDS encoding TIM-barrel domain-containing protein translates to MGEHSLRIRASYAEITDDDWALMPATQHHSEIGIEEEAATIANGKIKAEIKRSGQILFYNQDGKLLLKETEKTYQLKYGGRELKAVPGGSDFSVKLQLESKPSEKLFGMGQYQHTFLNLKGCTLDLTHRNSQVSVPFVLSSEGYGFLWHNPAIGEVHFSLNGTQWHAPSTKQLDYWITARNTPAEIEEKYSAITGRVPMMPKYGMGFWQCKLRYRTQEELLQVAREYKRRQLPIDVIVIDFFHWTNQGDSKFDPQYWPDPEAMVRELQEMCIELMVSVWPTVQTESENYLYMIEKGYLLRSDRGVRTQFQFLGENAIFDATHPQARTFLWEIIKKNYYDKGIRIIWLDEAEPELSVYDHDIYRYHIGSSQQVGNIYPQKYSQTLYEGMAAAGQTHIINLVRTAWAGSQRFGALVWSGDIHSSFKVLGMQVRAGLNMAIAGIPWWTTDIGGFHGGDPQDSSFRECIIRWFQYGALCPVFRLHGDRVPFIAPSGTKGGGVCGSGSDNEVWSYGDEAYEIFKKYMHLRERLNASDWEHPIRMVNKDGVYLGSVREDGEELDITLDMTYLEVDGGSYVIWSWRRWSPEDSGSMLFIATIDPARPWQLTSDLVLITRPLYGWENNRHTINNEGPYCIVTDDYILITYSGGSANEPTYVVGTLTVKRGTDLLNPGSWVKSNAPVLSSLSVEKEYGPGHNSFVMDEYGNLMLVYHGIGPNPFGKRSVGLRRVHFNRDRLPSGR, encoded by the coding sequence TTGGGGGAGCATTCCCTTCGCATCAGGGCTTCTTATGCAGAGATAACAGATGATGATTGGGCGCTTATGCCTGCGACTCAGCACCACTCCGAAATTGGGATCGAGGAAGAGGCTGCTACGATTGCGAATGGGAAGATTAAGGCTGAAATCAAAAGAAGCGGGCAAATTCTGTTCTACAACCAGGATGGGAAATTACTGCTGAAAGAAACGGAAAAAACGTATCAATTAAAATATGGAGGCAGGGAGCTAAAGGCGGTTCCAGGCGGCAGCGATTTTTCTGTTAAATTACAATTGGAATCGAAACCATCCGAAAAATTATTTGGCATGGGTCAATACCAGCATACCTTTTTGAATCTGAAAGGATGTACCTTGGATCTAACCCATCGCAACAGCCAGGTCAGCGTTCCATTTGTTCTTTCCAGCGAGGGTTACGGCTTTCTATGGCATAATCCGGCTATTGGTGAGGTTCATTTCAGCTTGAATGGAACACAATGGCACGCACCTTCAACTAAACAGCTTGATTATTGGATTACAGCGCGTAATACTCCTGCCGAGATCGAAGAGAAGTATTCAGCCATTACGGGAAGAGTTCCGATGATGCCTAAATATGGCATGGGGTTTTGGCAGTGCAAACTTCGCTATCGTACCCAGGAGGAATTGCTGCAAGTGGCCAGGGAGTACAAGCGCCGTCAATTACCGATTGACGTCATCGTAATCGATTTCTTCCATTGGACCAATCAGGGAGATTCGAAGTTCGACCCGCAGTATTGGCCTGATCCAGAAGCTATGGTTCGCGAACTGCAAGAGATGTGCATTGAGTTGATGGTTTCTGTATGGCCTACCGTTCAAACGGAGAGTGAAAACTATCTGTATATGATAGAAAAAGGCTACTTGCTCCGTTCCGATCGTGGTGTTCGCACGCAGTTTCAGTTTCTTGGCGAAAATGCTATCTTTGACGCTACCCATCCGCAGGCACGTACATTTTTATGGGAGATTATCAAAAAAAATTATTATGATAAAGGGATTCGTATTATTTGGTTGGATGAGGCAGAGCCTGAACTCAGCGTATATGACCATGATATCTATCGCTATCACATCGGCTCCAGCCAGCAGGTCGGGAATATTTATCCCCAGAAGTACAGCCAAACTCTGTACGAAGGGATGGCCGCAGCCGGACAAACCCATATTATCAACCTCGTGCGCACAGCGTGGGCGGGGAGCCAACGTTTTGGTGCCTTAGTATGGTCTGGCGACATACACTCCAGTTTTAAAGTGCTGGGAATGCAAGTGAGAGCGGGGCTGAATATGGCCATTGCAGGAATCCCTTGGTGGACAACAGATATCGGTGGATTTCATGGAGGCGATCCGCAGGATTCTTCTTTTCGGGAGTGTATCATTCGCTGGTTTCAGTATGGTGCCTTGTGCCCGGTGTTTCGCTTGCATGGGGATCGGGTACCCTTTATTGCTCCATCGGGAACGAAAGGCGGAGGAGTTTGCGGAAGCGGATCGGATAACGAAGTATGGAGCTATGGAGATGAAGCCTACGAAATCTTTAAGAAATACATGCACCTTCGTGAGCGTCTGAATGCATCTGACTGGGAACATCCCATTCGCATGGTTAATAAGGATGGTGTGTATCTGGGGTCGGTTCGCGAGGACGGCGAGGAATTGGATATTACACTCGATATGACGTACTTGGAAGTCGATGGAGGATCTTATGTCATTTGGTCCTGGCGCCGCTGGTCACCGGAAGACTCAGGTTCCATGCTGTTTATCGCTACGATCGATCCAGCAAGACCCTGGCAATTGACCAGTGATCTGGTGTTAATAACACGGCCGCTTTATGGTTGGGAAAATAACAGGCATACGATCAATAATGAAGGCCCGTATTGTATCGTTACCGACGATTATATTCTCATTACATATTCCGGTGGGTCTGCTAATGAGCCTACCTATGTCGTGGGAACCTTGACTGTCAAAAGAGGGACGGATCTCTTGAATCCCGGCAGCTGGGTCAAGAGCAACGCGCCTGTATTATCTTCGTTATCGGTAGAGAAGGAGTACGGTCCAGGACATAACTCCTTTGTTATGGATGAATACGGCAATCTAATGCTGGTGTACCATGGCATCGGTCCGAATCCGTTTGGCAAGAGATCTGTAGGTCTTCGCCGAGTACACTTTAACCGGGACAGGTTGCCAAGTGGCAGATAA
- a CDS encoding AraC family transcriptional regulator has product MKKHQGYESQDSNGKFVTKDLKEKIQHGDKQFRMSVYKTYVPSFSNLVLYSHWNEELEFLIIEDGSAQFYIGQEKIKISSGDVLIIPPNMLHSASRVDQGEIVFYAVLVHYNFLSSFENDIIQSKYVSSLFLQQRQYPSVIPKDKDSQMGLFSVLREIIHVYWNKPAGYELKIKAMLFDILFRLEICAKDIDSGMGRARGSHHSLLAIKLLAFIQENYSKRISLHDMANQVNMNPSYFCRFVKKQFDLTPLELLNQHRLLEAVNLLETSDKKIVEISNLTGFSNVNRFTETFKRAYGYTPTHYRSSILDCSCKHLGGTC; this is encoded by the coding sequence ATGAAAAAACATCAAGGTTATGAATCACAAGATTCGAACGGCAAATTTGTAACAAAGGATCTGAAGGAGAAAATACAGCATGGCGATAAGCAGTTTCGTATGAGTGTCTACAAGACGTATGTGCCAAGCTTTAGCAACCTTGTGTTGTATTCTCACTGGAATGAAGAATTGGAATTTTTGATCATCGAAGATGGTAGTGCTCAATTTTATATCGGACAGGAAAAAATAAAGATAAGCAGCGGGGATGTTTTAATCATCCCCCCCAATATGCTGCATTCTGCCAGCCGAGTGGATCAGGGGGAGATTGTCTTTTATGCTGTACTGGTTCACTATAATTTTTTGTCCAGCTTTGAAAACGATATCATTCAAAGTAAGTATGTTTCCTCTTTATTTTTGCAGCAGCGGCAGTATCCTTCAGTCATCCCTAAAGATAAGGATTCTCAGATGGGATTATTTTCGGTATTAAGAGAAATCATCCATGTATATTGGAATAAACCCGCAGGCTATGAATTGAAAATCAAAGCCATGTTATTCGATATCCTGTTTCGGCTAGAAATCTGTGCAAAAGATATTGATTCAGGGATGGGCCGCGCCAGAGGGAGTCATCACTCCTTGCTGGCCATCAAATTACTCGCTTTTATTCAGGAAAATTACAGCAAACGCATATCGCTTCATGACATGGCGAACCAAGTGAATATGAATCCATCGTATTTTTGCCGCTTTGTCAAAAAGCAATTCGATCTGACTCCACTGGAATTATTGAATCAGCACCGATTGTTGGAAGCGGTGAATTTATTGGAAACCTCGGATAAGAAAATTGTTGAAATCTCGAATTTGACAGGGTTCAGCAATGTCAATCGGTTTACGGAAACCTTTAAAAGAGCTTATGGGTACACCCCAACACATTATCGAAGCAGCATTCTAGACTGTTCATGTAAACACTTGGGAGGGACTTGCTAG
- a CDS encoding carbohydrate ABC transporter permease produces the protein MADRLYRLVVIVISIFTFVVIAYPLYFIVIASFSNSTMVNQGDVIFFPKGINFYGYEKIFVDSRIWQGYLNTIIYTVFGTLLNLVITIPAAYSLSRREFRARKIIMPLFVFTMYFSGGMIPTYLLFRDLHLLNTPWVMIINGAVSVYNLIITRTFFESSIPDDLHEAALLDGCSHFRYLASVVTPLSKAVISVIALYYAVGHWNDFFNPLLYLNSDHLQPLQIILRNILLSNQAFADGAGSGAGAGAGSYAQQYADQIKFAVIIVSTVPLLVVYPFIQKYFEKGVMIGAVKG, from the coding sequence ATAGCTGATCGGCTATATAGATTGGTCGTGATCGTCATAAGCATCTTTACCTTTGTCGTTATAGCGTATCCTTTATATTTCATCGTTATTGCGTCATTCAGCAATTCAACGATGGTGAACCAGGGCGATGTGATCTTCTTCCCCAAAGGAATCAATTTTTACGGGTACGAGAAAATTTTTGTGGATAGCCGAATTTGGCAGGGGTATTTGAACACGATTATTTATACGGTTTTCGGCACATTATTGAATCTTGTGATTACGATTCCTGCTGCATATTCCCTTTCACGCAGGGAGTTCAGGGCCAGGAAAATCATTATGCCTTTGTTTGTATTCACCATGTATTTCAGCGGAGGCATGATTCCTACTTATCTGCTGTTCAGAGATTTGCACTTACTCAACACGCCTTGGGTCATGATTATCAATGGCGCGGTCAGCGTCTATAACCTCATTATTACAAGAACCTTTTTTGAAAGCTCCATCCCGGATGATCTGCATGAGGCGGCGCTTTTGGACGGCTGCTCACATTTTCGGTACCTGGCCTCTGTGGTCACCCCGCTTTCGAAGGCGGTTATTTCAGTCATTGCCTTGTATTACGCTGTCGGACATTGGAACGACTTCTTTAACCCATTGTTATATCTTAACTCCGATCATTTGCAGCCGCTGCAGATCATTCTGCGAAATATTCTGTTATCCAATCAAGCGTTTGCTGATGGAGCAGGATCCGGTGCAGGAGCGGGAGCGGGCAGCTATGCGCAGCAGTATGCGGACCAAATCAAATTTGCTGTAATTATCGTATCTACAGTACCGCTGTTAGTCGTATACCCTTTTATCCAAAAGTACTTCGAGAAGGGTGTCATGATTGGTGCGGTGAAAGGTTAA
- a CDS encoding ABC transporter permease, protein MKSMQKGNYQLWILVLPALIYIAVFAYGPMYGIQLAFRDFDFSKGFTGGDWAGFKYFEQYFNSPMFWPTLRNTFVIAFFSILLGFPMPILLALVINSIKNNKYKRILQTTVYMPYFISTVVMVALLQILLSPSTGVLDLFLKTFHLVPADVNLLGNPSAFVPVYVLSGIWQVCGWNSIIFIAALSTVETQLYDAAKIDGANRWQIVWNVEIPAIMPTIIILLILNMGSMLSVGFEKTFLMQNSLNKPVSEVISTYVFNVGVKSNQYSFGSAVGLFNTVVNFMFLMLANSVAQKSSNISLM, encoded by the coding sequence ATGAAATCGATGCAAAAGGGCAATTATCAATTATGGATACTGGTTCTTCCCGCCTTGATTTATATCGCTGTGTTTGCTTATGGTCCAATGTACGGCATACAGCTTGCATTTCGGGATTTTGACTTCAGCAAGGGATTTACCGGAGGGGATTGGGCCGGATTCAAGTATTTTGAACAATACTTTAACAGTCCCATGTTTTGGCCAACGCTAAGAAATACATTCGTCATTGCTTTCTTCTCCATCTTGCTTGGTTTTCCCATGCCGATTCTGTTAGCACTGGTCATTAATTCGATCAAAAACAACAAGTACAAGCGCATTCTCCAAACCACGGTTTACATGCCTTATTTTATTTCGACGGTGGTTATGGTGGCTTTGCTTCAAATCCTGCTTTCGCCTTCTACAGGAGTTCTTGACTTATTTCTGAAAACTTTTCATTTGGTTCCTGCCGATGTTAACCTCTTGGGAAATCCTTCCGCATTTGTACCGGTTTACGTCTTATCAGGCATCTGGCAAGTGTGCGGTTGGAACAGTATTATTTTTATCGCTGCACTTTCCACAGTAGAAACGCAGCTGTATGATGCAGCCAAAATTGATGGTGCTAATCGATGGCAAATTGTATGGAACGTAGAAATACCCGCCATTATGCCAACGATTATTATTCTGCTTATTCTGAATATGGGCAGCATGCTGAGTGTAGGTTTTGAAAAAACCTTTCTAATGCAGAATAGTCTGAATAAGCCGGTATCAGAAGTCATCTCCACTTATGTGTTTAATGTAGGTGTGAAATCCAACCAGTACAGCTTCGGTTCAGCGGTCGGCTTGTTCAATACGGTCGTCAACTTCATGTTTTTGATGCTCGCGAACTCTGTCGCCCAAAAGTCTTCGAACATTAGTCTAATGTAA